The genomic interval TCTCGCTATCGCAAGAGCTTGATTGATGAGCGAAGCCGAGAGCTGAACCGATTGCAGAAAATGCTCGAAGGAGCCAATGTGAAACTATCCAGTGTAGTAAGTGCCATCAATGGCAAGAGTTCCAGGCGACTTCTGGAAAGCATTGTCCAAGATAAAAAGCTTGATGAAGACGAGATTTTAAGGCTGCTTCATCCTAGTATGCACGCTAAACTCAATGAAATCATGGCTTGTGTTGATGGAATTATTTCGCCCTTGCAACGCAGATTGCTTCGTAATGTCTTGGATCATATTGACGATATGACAAAACGTATCGAAGATATGGACAAACTAATCAAAGACTACTTGAACAAATATGAAGAAGCCATCGCAGCCATAGATGAAATACCGGGTGTTGGGAGAATCAGTGCAGAAACAATCTTAGCGGAAATCGGATTAAATATGAATCGGTTTCCAACCGAAAGACATATTAGTTCTTGGGCTGGTGTGGCGCCAGGTAACCATGAGAGTGCAGGGAAACGAAAGAGTGGAAAAACTACGCATGGAAATACAACATTAAAAGCTATGTTAGTACAATGTGCCAAGGCTGCGCAAAAGACGAAGGGAAGCTTTTTTTCAGCTCAATATCAACGGATTGCAGCGCGAAGAGGAAAAAGCAGAGCCGCCGTAGCTGTGGCTCATTCCATACTAATCGCTATTTACTACATACTAAAAGCAAAAGTTCCTTATCGAGAGTTAGGTTCAGAATATTACAACCAATTTAACCGCGAGAAGAAAATACAATCCTATTTGAAGAAATTAGCGGCTTTGGGTTGGGAGCGCCCCACCACAGCTACAACCTGATTGTCTATATACGATATTTTTTGTCCTGAATTATAGGGCTTGTCTTTGTGCGTCCTTTTTCTAGGATATAGAAGAGTTTTTCATAGTAAAGGACCAAAAAGTCTAGGCTTCAAACCTCCAAAATACTTGAAAAAAGATCGACTTACTAAAATCCTCAACTCGCTTTCGCTCAGACAAACGGATTTCTTCACGTAAGTCGATCTTTTTTCATCCTTCGGAACGTATTTTTCCGGAAAAGCCAGGTACGAAAAAATAGCGACGCCCCATTTTCATAATATGGACAATTTTTGCTCGCGATCCAATCATTACACAAAAATTTTTGTAGCCCCATTTCTCACTTTTACAAATTGACGCCTACTTTTTTACGCAAAATATAAGGAATCAAAAATAAAGACCTGCCTGCCGTAAATAATAAAAAAGAAACCCATAGGCCATGGTTGCCGTAAGCAGGAATCAAAAATGCTTGAGCCACCAAATATACGAGCAAGGAGAGAACTGTTGAATTTCGAATCGCTATCGTATCGGTAATTCCTGTAAAAACACCATAAAAAATCAGTCCAATACTCGCACAAATCGGAAAAAGCAACATCCATTGTGCATAAAGCTCACATAAAGCAATAACCTCTTGAAAATGTGTAAACAGTTGAATGAATCCAACTTTTCCATACCAATAAACTGCCGTCAAACCGGCTGCGGCATAAAAGCTCCATTGCCATGACAGGGATACAATCTTCCGATACATGCGCTGATCTTTACTGCCATACGCTTTTCCGGCCCAGACGCTAGAAGCATTTGCAAAACCGTCGAAGAAATAAGCAATGATATATTGTATCTGAAAAAGAACTGCATTCGCCGCTAAGACTTCTTCCCCAAAGGACGCACCTGCCCGCGTAAATAAATTCGTCATCGTCAGCAAACAAATGGTGCGTATCATTAAGTCTCCATTCACACTAACAATTCGTTTCAATGCTTCTTTTTCAATCAGACAGGACCAAGTCAGCGATTTCCAAGGAAACTTGGCATAACGATACACAAATACGCCAGCCATAATAACCGAAACGATTTGTGCAATCAACGTCGCCGCCGCTACGCCGGCAACACCCCAATAAAAAACTTGAACAAACAAAATGCATAAGCCAATGTTCAATAGATTAATTGCGACTTGTAGAAATAAGACTGCTCTTAATTTGACCATTCCCATCAGCCAGCCAAGCAATACATAATAGCTCAGCATACACGGCGCACCCCAAATTAAAATCCGAAAATAAATGCCAACCTGCACAGCCACAACTTCCGAAGGCTGAATCAAATACAATGCGCCGGCAAGAATCGGTTCACTAAAAATCAAGAAAATACTGCCGACTGATAGACCAATGACCATCGGCCTAATCAAGGCAAACATAGACATTTCATCATCCTTAGCCCCCAGAGCTTGTGCAGCAAACCCAGATGTACTGACACGCAAAAAACCAAATAACCAATATAGTGTACTAAAAATTACTGCACCGACAGCTACCCCACCGATGTAGGAAACGTCGGATAAACGTCCAACAACCGCCGTATCTACCGCTCCCATTAAAGGCGTAGTAATTGTGGATATAATAAATGGAAATACCAGAGCTAAATAGGCTCGCTGCGTTAAGTTTTCTGTTTTCATGCAAAGATACCCTTTCCCTTACTAAAATTACCCTGCAGCATCGTTTAAGACGTCAGAAAAATCCATGACCGAATGCAAAAGTTTACGCGAATAAGCATTTTGAATGTTTCCTAATTCCATCATATGCGGCACTTCTTCAACGATTTTTCCCTCCGCAAAGAAAAGTGCACGATCACAAAAATACGCAACAGCCGCCAAATCATGACTGATGAATACATACGATAAATTATACTCTTCTTTTAACGAAAGCAAAAGATCCATGACCTGCACTTGCACAGATACATCCAGTGAACTCACGGGTTCATCCAATAAAATAAACGCTGGGTTCATAGAAATAGCTCGGGCAATACACACCCTTTGCAGCTGCCCTCCACTAAGTTCATGCGGATATCTCATGATATGATCACCGCATAATCCGACCTTTTCCAATAGAGATACAACGCGTTCCTTTGCTTCTGCCTTACTGCTGTTTTCCATTGGTTCAGCAATGATATCTTTCACCCGAAAACGAGGATTTACTGAAGAAGTATAATCTTGAAATACTGCACTAATC from Massilibacillus massiliensis carries:
- a CDS encoding IS110 family RNA-guided transposase — encoded protein: MDITYERCCGIDVHKKMIVACLICGGKQQLRQFGTTTKELRDLSAWLVDAGCQMIAMESTASYWKPLYNIFELSDLNAMVVNAQHMKALPGRKTDVKDAEWIADLLRHGLLKASYIPDREQRELREISRYRKSLIDERSRELNRLQKMLEGANVKLSSVVSAINGKSSRRLLESIVQDKKLDEDEILRLLHPSMHAKLNEIMACVDGIISPLQRRLLRNVLDHIDDMTKRIEDMDKLIKDYLNKYEEAIAAIDEIPGVGRISAETILAEIGLNMNRFPTERHISSWAGVAPGNHESAGKRKSGKTTHGNTTLKAMLVQCAKAAQKTKGSFFSAQYQRIAARRGKSRAAVAVAHSILIAIYYILKAKVPYRELGSEYYNQFNREKKIQSYLKKLAALGWERPTTATT
- a CDS encoding MATE family efflux transporter: MKTENLTQRAYLALVFPFIISTITTPLMGAVDTAVVGRLSDVSYIGGVAVGAVIFSTLYWLFGFLRVSTSGFAAQALGAKDDEMSMFALIRPMVIGLSVGSIFLIFSEPILAGALYLIQPSEVVAVQVGIYFRILIWGAPCMLSYYVLLGWLMGMVKLRAVLFLQVAINLLNIGLCILFVQVFYWGVAGVAAATLIAQIVSVIMAGVFVYRYAKFPWKSLTWSCLIEKEALKRIVSVNGDLMIRTICLLTMTNLFTRAGASFGEEVLAANAVLFQIQYIIAYFFDGFANASSVWAGKAYGSKDQRMYRKIVSLSWQWSFYAAAGLTAVYWYGKVGFIQLFTHFQEVIALCELYAQWMLLFPICASIGLIFYGVFTGITDTIAIRNSTVLSLLVYLVAQAFLIPAYGNHGLWVSFLLFTAGRSLFLIPYILRKKVGVNL
- a CDS encoding ABC transporter ATP-binding protein; its protein translation is MMLLTVDQVYKSFQQKNSLFSSKQKTIINGVSLQLARGECLGIIGESGSGKSTLGKMMLGIEPPSAGRILFEEADIYQSGLAKKSSNWRSKISAVFQDYTSSVNPRFRVKDIIAEPMENSSKAEAKERVVSLLEKVGLCGDHIMRYPHELSGGQLQRVCIARAISMNPAFILLDEPVSSLDVSVQVQVMDLLLSLKEEYNLSYVFISHDLAAVAYFCDRALFFAEGKIVEEVPHMMELGNIQNAYSRKLLHSVMDFSDVLNDAAG